In the genome of Candidatus Hydrogenedentota bacterium, one region contains:
- a CDS encoding pyruvate, phosphate dikinase, with amino-acid sequence YFTLGDLVYLGTRMLGTGLIGGKAVDLLLARNILLHEDPHWAGGLEMHDSFFIPSDVFYTYLVQSGCWPVRRRLLHAENFLDHAAEAREKIIAGAFPPHILKRFSDMLDYFGQSPVVVRSSSLLEDSFGNAFSGKYESVFCANQGNRANRLAEFTQAVKQVYASAMSREAIEYRAEHGLLESDEQMALVVQRVCGAHHGPWYFPQIAAVAFSFNPYVWSEDINPRAGVLRLVFGLGTRAVDRADGDHTRLVALNAPELRPEGRGAAAAAVSQQKVDVLDLAGGGMVSMDFHRLITQVEVPSLPLFAADDPALIRYARERGVNLPTAMRINFDGLLNRTDFIRDVRLMLDTLQAAYDHPVDVEFAANFDNEGRYRIALLQCRPLRVKGVDNPVLPPPPDAPNDLFLHARGPVIGRSRLVSIDRIIYVPARVYSALSVQEQYAVARTIGRLNREDPERATPPQTLLIGPGRWGSTIPALGVPVSFSEISRVSALCELLEMHDGLMPEVSLGTHFFNDLVEVDMLYLALDPARKETLFDAARLLALPNQLTSLLPGSEQQAEVLHVVELPLEDGARASLWADTMKQQVYCHFTSVNG; translated from the coding sequence TATTTCACCCTGGGGGACCTGGTTTACCTCGGCACACGGATGCTGGGCACGGGACTCATCGGCGGAAAGGCCGTGGACCTCCTGCTGGCGCGGAACATCCTCCTGCACGAGGACCCCCACTGGGCCGGCGGCCTGGAGATGCACGATTCCTTCTTCATTCCCAGTGACGTTTTTTACACCTACCTGGTGCAGAGCGGCTGCTGGCCGGTCCGGCGCAGGCTCCTCCATGCGGAGAATTTCCTCGACCACGCCGCCGAGGCCCGCGAGAAAATCATCGCGGGCGCGTTCCCGCCGCACATCCTCAAGCGGTTCTCCGACATGCTCGACTATTTCGGCCAGTCCCCCGTCGTGGTCCGCTCGAGCAGCCTGCTCGAGGACAGTTTCGGCAACGCCTTCTCCGGCAAGTATGAGAGCGTGTTCTGCGCCAACCAGGGAAACCGCGCCAACCGCCTCGCCGAGTTCACCCAGGCGGTCAAGCAGGTCTACGCCAGCGCCATGAGCCGGGAGGCCATCGAGTACCGCGCCGAGCACGGCCTGCTCGAAAGCGACGAGCAGATGGCCCTCGTGGTGCAGCGGGTCTGCGGCGCGCACCACGGCCCCTGGTATTTCCCGCAAATCGCCGCAGTGGCCTTCTCCTTCAACCCCTACGTGTGGAGTGAGGACATCAATCCCCGCGCGGGCGTGCTCCGGCTGGTCTTCGGCCTGGGCACCCGCGCCGTGGACCGCGCCGACGGGGACCACACGCGGCTGGTCGCCCTGAACGCGCCCGAACTGCGGCCCGAGGGACGCGGCGCGGCGGCCGCGGCGGTCTCGCAGCAGAAGGTGGACGTGCTCGACCTGGCCGGCGGCGGCATGGTCTCCATGGACTTCCACCGCCTCATCACCCAGGTGGAAGTGCCCTCGCTGCCCCTGTTCGCGGCCGACGACCCGGCCCTCATCCGCTATGCCCGCGAACGGGGCGTGAACCTCCCCACCGCCATGCGGATTAATTTTGACGGGCTTCTGAACCGAACGGATTTCATCCGCGATGTGCGCCTCATGCTGGACACGCTTCAGGCCGCCTATGACCACCCCGTGGATGTCGAGTTTGCCGCAAATTTCGACAACGAGGGCCGCTACCGCATCGCCCTCCTCCAGTGCCGGCCCCTGCGGGTGAAAGGGGTGGACAACCCCGTCCTGCCCCCGCCCCCGGACGCTCCGAACGACCTTTTCCTCCACGCCAGAGGCCCCGTCATCGGGCGCAGCAGGCTTGTGTCCATTGACCGCATTATCTACGTGCCCGCGCGGGTGTACAGCGCCCTGTCCGTCCAGGAACAGTACGCCGTCGCCCGCACCATCGGCCGGCTCAACCGCGAGGACCCGGAACGGGCAACGCCGCCGCAGACCCTGCTCATTGGGCCGGGACGCTGGGGCTCCACCATTCCGGCGCTCGGGGTGCCCGTTTCGTTTTCTGAAATCAGCCGGGTTTCGGCCCTGTGCGAACTGCTGGAAATGCACGACGGGCTCATGCCGGAAGTCTCTCTCGGCACCCATTTTTTCAATGACTTGGTCGAGGTGGACATGCTCTATCTGGCGCTCGACCCCGCCAGAAAAGAGACGCTCTTTGACGCGGCGCGCCTGCTGGCCCTGCCCAACCAGTTGACCAGCCTGCTCCCCGGTTCGGAACAGCAGGCCGAAGTGCTGCATGTGGTGGAGCTCCCCCTGGAGGACGGCGCCCGCGCATCCCTCTGGGCCGACACCATGAAACAGCAGGTCTACTGCCACTTCACAAGCGTGAACGGGTGA
- a CDS encoding glycosyltransferase family 4 protein: MRVLINGLQAGNKSGTGRYVEELCAALPDADADMSLSVLWPPEGPAMGGHPRRDVLPVVKSAVGGVLFDHAGIRKMVRGTGADLIHYPASTGCLFPPCPVVQTVHDLCFMRRPEWFPAAKSLYYRLFISGTAPRADLVLADSQATAEDVRQLLGVPESRIRVVPLGVSPRFSPADTAAKAVVRTKYGLPEKFFLFVGTVEPRKNLPRVVQAWDRATGPGFPALVIAGRDGWKTMPTKDAFREARYSSGIIRLRHVEEGDLPALMSAATVFVWPSLMEGFGLPVLEAMACGVPVITSSTSSMPEVAGKAALCVNPESVGEIAEAITGLAEDEQLRENLSMAGRAQAAQFTWANTAKMTAAAYREVCGRGK, translated from the coding sequence ATGCGCGTGTTGATCAATGGACTACAGGCGGGCAACAAAAGCGGCACAGGACGCTATGTGGAGGAGCTTTGCGCCGCGCTTCCGGACGCGGATGCGGATATGTCATTGTCGGTGCTCTGGCCGCCAGAGGGGCCGGCCATGGGCGGGCACCCGCGCCGCGATGTGCTGCCGGTTGTGAAATCCGCCGTTGGCGGCGTTCTTTTTGATCATGCGGGCATCCGTAAAATGGTCCGGGGCACGGGTGCGGATTTGATTCATTATCCCGCCTCGACGGGCTGTCTTTTCCCGCCATGCCCCGTGGTGCAGACGGTGCATGACCTCTGCTTCATGCGGCGGCCTGAATGGTTTCCTGCGGCCAAATCCCTGTATTACCGCCTGTTCATCAGCGGGACCGCGCCGAGGGCGGACCTGGTGCTGGCGGACTCGCAGGCCACGGCGGAGGATGTGCGCCAATTGCTGGGTGTTCCGGAGTCGCGCATCCGGGTGGTTCCCCTCGGGGTCTCCCCCCGGTTCTCTCCCGCCGACACTGCGGCAAAGGCGGTGGTGCGGACGAAATACGGGCTTCCGGAGAAGTTTTTTCTGTTCGTGGGGACCGTGGAGCCGCGAAAGAATCTGCCGCGTGTTGTCCAGGCATGGGACCGGGCCACCGGTCCGGGTTTTCCGGCGCTGGTCATCGCGGGCCGCGACGGATGGAAGACCATGCCGACCAAAGACGCGTTCCGCGAGGCGCGTTACAGTTCGGGGATCATCCGCCTCAGGCATGTGGAGGAGGGGGACCTGCCCGCGCTGATGAGCGCCGCCACGGTCTTTGTCTGGCCGAGCCTGATGGAGGGTTTCGGGCTGCCGGTGCTGGAGGCCATGGCCTGCGGCGTGCCGGTCATCACCTCGAGCACGTCCAGCATGCCCGAAGTGGCGGGCAAGGCGGCGTTGTGCGTGAACCCGGAGAGCGTGGGGGAGATTGCGGAGGCGATAACCGGGCTGGCGGAGGATGAACAGTTGCGGGAAAACCTGTCCATGGCGGGGAGGGCGCAGGCCGCGCAGTTCACCTGGGCCAACACGGCGAAGATGACCGCCGCCGCATACCGGGAAGTTTGCGGTCGGGGAAAATGA
- a CDS encoding glycosyltransferase family 4 protein: protein MRIGIDITPLTAQPTGVGRYLGPVIEHMGPMLGEDSLTGWATGLHAPAHGAGGLSRRYLPLPTRALWAWWRAVPWPPVDSLLGGVDVFHATNYHLPPVARARRVLTIYDLAFMVEPRWASPKIVGPFARRVPRFAREADTVITCSMHSREDIVRLCGVEPDKVHVVHGAVGPDMRPVERDIARARMRELLGLDAPYVLHVGTIESRKNIETLVRAFALSCNRRPHRLLLVGMPGWNMGHFGELVAREGLADRVLMPGYLPSREDLAAAYSAADLFVMPSHYEGFGLPALEAMACGCPVLASDSSSLPEVGGGAAGYFPAMDTQALAALMGEVLENPELAGEMSRLGTAQAARFDWTESARRTLEVYRSLA from the coding sequence TTGCGCATAGGCATAGACATCACCCCACTCACGGCGCAACCGACCGGGGTGGGGCGCTATCTCGGGCCGGTTATAGAACACATGGGCCCGATGCTGGGGGAGGACTCCCTGACAGGATGGGCCACGGGGCTGCACGCGCCCGCGCATGGCGCGGGGGGGCTGTCCCGGCGCTATCTGCCCCTGCCCACTCGGGCGCTTTGGGCGTGGTGGCGGGCGGTGCCCTGGCCGCCGGTGGACTCGCTACTGGGCGGGGTGGACGTGTTTCACGCCACGAACTACCATCTGCCCCCGGTCGCGCGCGCGCGGCGCGTGCTGACCATTTATGATTTGGCGTTTATGGTGGAGCCCCGCTGGGCCAGCCCGAAAATTGTGGGGCCTTTTGCGCGGCGGGTGCCCCGTTTCGCGCGGGAGGCGGACACCGTCATCACCTGTTCCATGCACAGCCGGGAGGACATTGTGCGGCTGTGCGGCGTGGAGCCGGACAAGGTGCATGTGGTCCACGGCGCGGTTGGTCCGGACATGCGTCCCGTGGAGCGGGATATTGCGCGCGCGCGGATGCGGGAACTGTTGGGCCTGGACGCGCCCTATGTGCTGCATGTGGGCACCATCGAGTCGCGGAAGAACATTGAGACGCTGGTGCGCGCCTTTGCCCTGTCATGCAATAGGCGCCCCCACCGCCTGTTGCTCGTGGGGATGCCGGGGTGGAACATGGGCCACTTCGGGGAACTGGTGGCGCGTGAAGGCCTTGCGGACAGGGTGCTCATGCCCGGCTATCTGCCCTCGCGGGAAGATTTGGCGGCGGCCTATTCCGCCGCCGATTTGTTTGTGATGCCGTCCCATTACGAGGGCTTCGGCCTGCCGGCGCTGGAGGCGATGGCCTGTGGCTGCCCTGTTTTGGCGTCGGACAGTTCCTCCCTGCCGGAGGTGGGGGGGGGGGCGGCGGGCTATTTCCCGGCAATGGACACGCAGGCGCTCGCGGCCCTGATGGGTGAGGTGTTGGAGAATCCGGAATTGGCCGGGGAGATGTCCAGGCTGGGGACCGCGCAGGCGGCGCGTTTCGACTGGACGGAGAGCGCCCGGCGCACACTGGAAGTGTACAGGAGTCTTGCCTGA
- a CDS encoding DNA-protecting protein DprA: MTSDARTQAALLLTVWLKKTEQAEHRPLSALEWSRLESWLGVRGMSPADLLDCGAPSDVLGGFQDRTVTPDRVTHLLGRAAALGLALDKWERAGLWIASRSGDGYPGCLRKRLGDGAPPILFGCGEKRLLGQGGIAVVGARDADADDLEFTGRLGGEIAGQGYSVVSGGARGVDEAAMLGGLGKEGTVVGILSDSLLRASTSAKYHDSIVNRNLALASPFNPEAGFDVGNAMARNKLIYCLSDAAVVISAGMEKGGTWNGAVENLRQGWVPLFVKKDTGQRPGNGALVAKGAHWLPDGPVNVKTLIRKTGESPQAPPAQDYFDFSAVDSVAQAPMRVRETPPGAEGDAV, from the coding sequence ATGACAAGTGACGCGCGGACACAGGCGGCGCTTCTATTGACCGTCTGGCTCAAGAAGACGGAGCAGGCCGAACACCGCCCGCTGAGTGCCCTTGAATGGAGTCGTTTGGAGTCGTGGCTGGGGGTGCGGGGCATGTCCCCCGCCGACCTTCTGGACTGCGGTGCCCCGTCTGATGTCCTGGGAGGCTTTCAGGACCGGACGGTCACGCCGGACCGCGTGACGCATTTGCTCGGTCGGGCGGCGGCACTTGGACTGGCCCTTGACAAATGGGAACGCGCAGGATTGTGGATCGCAAGCCGCTCCGGGGACGGGTATCCCGGCTGTCTGCGGAAACGGCTTGGAGACGGCGCCCCCCCAATTCTTTTCGGTTGCGGCGAGAAACGGCTGCTGGGCCAGGGGGGCATTGCCGTTGTCGGGGCGCGCGACGCGGATGCTGATGACCTGGAGTTCACAGGCCGGCTTGGGGGCGAGATCGCCGGCCAAGGATATTCGGTGGTTTCCGGCGGCGCGCGCGGTGTGGACGAGGCGGCCATGCTGGGGGGGCTGGGAAAAGAGGGGACCGTGGTGGGGATTCTCTCCGACAGTCTTTTGCGCGCCTCGACTTCGGCGAAATATCATGACAGCATCGTAAACCGCAATTTGGCGCTTGCGTCACCGTTTAATCCGGAGGCGGGTTTCGATGTGGGCAATGCCATGGCCAGGAACAAACTTATCTACTGCCTCTCCGATGCGGCGGTTGTCATCTCCGCCGGCATGGAGAAGGGCGGCACCTGGAACGGTGCGGTTGAGAACCTGAGGCAGGGCTGGGTGCCGTTGTTCGTTAAAAAGGACACAGGTCAACGGCCAGGAAACGGGGCCCTGGTCGCGAAGGGCGCGCACTGGCTGCCTGACGGGCCGGTTAACGTGAAGACGCTTATCAGGAAGACGGGGGAATCCCCTCAAGCGCCTCCGGCACAGGATTATTTCGATTTTTCCGCTGTGGATTCGGTGGCGCAGGCCCCGATGCGTGTCCGGGAGACACCCCCCGGCGCGGAGGGGGATGCCGTATGA
- a CDS encoding RecQ family ATP-dependent DNA helicase codes for MDRIRAQILLRAAVGDPDAEFRGGQWEAIDAVVNHRGRLLVVQRTGWGKSIVYFIATRILRDRGAGPTLIVSPLLALMRNQIEAASRLSMTALSINSTNTEEWPALTESIMEGRADTLLISPERLANEGFVRDVLLPVADRVGLLVVDEAHCISDWGHDFRPDYRRLVGVLRHMPANMPVLCTTATANSRVVADIMGQLGGIDVMRGPLMRETLRLQTMRLADQPERLAWLAEHLPKLPGTGIVYVLTRRDAEIVAEWLTRNGIDARAYHSDVTDGEHADSNGCRQHLERLLLENGVKALVATTALGMGYDKPDLGFVVHFQAPGSIIAYYQQVGRAGRAIGRAFGILMSGVEDGEIHAYFRNSAFPDEAHVAAVLEALSGTDGLTQGELDAALNLRRGQIEKVLKFLSVENPAPVLKDGSKWLRTPVAYQMDHERIRRLTEQREREWREVQEYIDTPGCLMLHLARALDDESATSCGKCARCLGVSLVDESRSHECVVEATRFLKRSELPLICHKQAPKDAFPVYGFKGRFPEELRPMTGRTLSRWGDAGWGRIVAEGKHGGLFSDDLVEAAFQMITERWRPMPAPEWIACVPSREHPRLVPGFCERLAARLGVPFLPALAKIRDNQPQKLQQNRFHQCRNLDGVFAVEGPVAASPVLLVDDIVDSAWTMTVTGALLLRAGSGAVWPLALATTRPGD; via the coding sequence ATTGATAGAATTCGGGCGCAAATCCTTTTGCGCGCCGCGGTTGGTGATCCGGACGCCGAGTTTCGCGGGGGTCAATGGGAGGCCATAGACGCCGTTGTGAACCACCGCGGAAGACTGCTGGTGGTCCAGCGCACAGGCTGGGGGAAAAGCATAGTCTACTTTATCGCCACACGCATCCTCCGCGACAGGGGCGCGGGGCCGACGCTCATTGTCTCGCCGTTGCTGGCGCTGATGCGCAACCAGATAGAAGCCGCGTCGCGGTTGTCCATGACGGCGCTTTCCATTAATTCCACGAACACGGAGGAGTGGCCCGCGCTGACGGAGTCCATTATGGAGGGCCGCGCCGACACCCTGCTGATTTCCCCTGAACGCCTGGCAAACGAGGGCTTTGTGCGGGACGTGCTTTTGCCGGTGGCCGACCGTGTGGGGCTGCTTGTGGTGGACGAGGCGCACTGCATATCCGACTGGGGCCATGACTTCCGGCCTGATTACCGCAGGCTTGTGGGCGTGCTGCGCCACATGCCCGCAAACATGCCGGTGCTTTGCACCACGGCCACGGCAAACAGCCGTGTTGTCGCCGACATCATGGGGCAGTTGGGGGGGATTGATGTGATGCGCGGCCCGCTCATGCGCGAGACCCTGCGTCTTCAGACCATGCGGCTTGCCGATCAGCCGGAGAGGCTGGCATGGCTCGCGGAGCATCTTCCGAAACTTCCCGGAACCGGAATCGTGTATGTGCTGACCAGGCGGGACGCCGAGATTGTCGCGGAGTGGCTGACCCGCAACGGGATTGACGCCAGGGCCTACCACAGCGATGTGACCGACGGCGAACATGCGGACTCCAACGGGTGCAGGCAGCATCTCGAACGGCTGCTGCTTGAGAACGGGGTTAAGGCGCTGGTGGCCACGACGGCGCTTGGCATGGGGTATGACAAGCCCGACCTGGGGTTCGTGGTGCATTTTCAGGCGCCCGGTTCGATCATCGCCTACTATCAGCAGGTGGGCCGGGCCGGGCGGGCCATTGGCCGGGCGTTCGGCATTTTAATGTCCGGCGTTGAGGATGGGGAAATTCACGCTTACTTCCGCAATTCAGCATTCCCGGACGAGGCCCATGTCGCCGCCGTTCTGGAGGCGCTTTCCGGGACGGACGGCCTGACGCAGGGGGAACTCGACGCCGCACTTAATCTTCGAAGGGGGCAAATCGAGAAGGTGCTGAAGTTTTTATCTGTCGAGAATCCCGCGCCGGTGCTCAAAGACGGTTCAAAATGGTTAAGAACACCCGTTGCCTATCAAATGGACCACGAACGCATCCGGAGATTGACCGAACAACGCGAGCGGGAATGGCGGGAAGTTCAAGAGTACATTGACACGCCAGGATGTCTGATGCTGCATCTGGCGCGCGCGCTGGACGACGAATCAGCCACCTCCTGCGGAAAATGCGCGCGCTGCCTCGGGGTTTCCCTGGTGGATGAATCCCGCAGCCATGAATGCGTTGTGGAGGCGACCCGTTTTCTGAAGCGGTCAGAATTGCCGCTGATCTGCCACAAACAGGCGCCTAAGGACGCATTTCCGGTCTACGGGTTCAAGGGGCGTTTTCCAGAAGAGCTGCGCCCCATGACCGGCAGGACCCTGTCCCGGTGGGGTGACGCCGGTTGGGGTCGCATTGTGGCGGAGGGCAAGCATGGCGGCCTGTTTTCAGATGATCTTGTGGAGGCCGCTTTTCAAATGATAACGGAGCGGTGGCGCCCCATGCCCGCCCCGGAATGGATTGCCTGTGTGCCGTCACGCGAACATCCCCGGCTTGTGCCCGGTTTTTGCGAACGGCTTGCGGCGCGTCTCGGGGTCCCCTTCTTGCCCGCGCTCGCCAAGATACGCGACAATCAGCCGCAGAAGTTGCAGCAAAACCGGTTCCACCAGTGCCGCAACCTGGACGGCGTGTTTGCCGTTGAAGGCCCTGTGGCGGCGAGTCCGGTGCTGCTGGTGGACGACATTGTGGATTCGGCCTGGACGATGACGGTTACGGGCGCGCTGCTGCTGCGTGCCGGGAGCGGCGCCGTGTGGCCCCTGGCGCTGGCCACGACAAGACCGGGAGACTGA
- a CDS encoding aminotransferase class I/II-fold pyridoxal phosphate-dependent enzyme, whose protein sequence is MSLIADRMNQIDASGIRKIFALAAQMKDPINLSIGQPDYDVDQVCKDEAVRQIQAGFNSYTQTWGIQELRDEASAYYERKFGFPLKNVMITSGVSGGLFLALMATVNPGDEVVCADPYFVMYKHLVNLLGGVSVPVDTYPDFKLTAERVEKVLTPRTKLLIVSSPANPTGVCMSGEELAALAELAKKRNLLVLSDEIYESLMYDDQPASIAGMYDRVMCLNGFSKNAAMTGWRVGFAAGPEEIIQAMNTLQQYTFVCAPSFAQKAAVLALRADMSEKIAAYRVKRDLVYEGLRDICPVTKPGGAFYIFPEAPGGDGDAFVRKAIENNVLIIPGSVFSERKSNFRISFAAPDETIKRGVEVLRRIAGEM, encoded by the coding sequence ATGAGCCTTATCGCCGACCGGATGAACCAGATTGACGCGAGCGGCATCCGCAAGATTTTCGCCCTCGCCGCGCAGATGAAGGACCCCATCAACCTGAGCATCGGCCAGCCGGACTACGATGTGGACCAGGTGTGCAAAGACGAGGCCGTCCGGCAGATTCAGGCGGGCTTCAACTCCTATACCCAGACGTGGGGCATTCAGGAGCTCCGCGACGAGGCGTCCGCCTACTACGAGCGGAAGTTCGGTTTCCCCCTGAAAAACGTCATGATCACCTCCGGCGTTTCCGGCGGACTGTTCCTGGCGCTCATGGCCACGGTGAATCCGGGGGACGAAGTGGTCTGCGCGGACCCCTATTTCGTCATGTACAAACACCTGGTCAACCTCCTCGGCGGGGTTTCCGTGCCGGTGGACACCTATCCAGACTTCAAGCTTACCGCCGAACGGGTGGAAAAGGTCCTCACCCCCCGCACCAAGCTGCTCATTGTCAGCAGCCCCGCGAACCCCACGGGCGTGTGCATGTCCGGGGAAGAACTGGCCGCACTGGCTGAACTGGCGAAAAAGCGCAACCTGCTGGTGCTCAGCGATGAAATCTATGAGTCCCTCATGTACGATGACCAGCCCGCCTCCATCGCCGGGATGTATGACCGGGTGATGTGTCTCAACGGCTTCTCCAAGAACGCCGCCATGACGGGCTGGCGGGTCGGCTTCGCCGCCGGACCCGAGGAAATCATCCAGGCCATGAACACCCTCCAGCAGTACACCTTCGTCTGCGCCCCGTCCTTCGCGCAAAAGGCCGCCGTCCTCGCGCTGCGGGCCGACATGTCGGAGAAAATCGCCGCCTACCGGGTCAAGCGCGATTTGGTATACGAGGGGCTGCGGGACATTTGCCCGGTCACCAAGCCGGGCGGCGCCTTCTATATCTTCCCCGAGGCGCCCGGCGGCGACGGGGACGCCTTTGTCCGCAAGGCCATCGAAAACAATGTCCTCATCATCCCCGGAAGCGTCTTCTCCGAGCGGAAGTCCAATTTCCGAATCTCCTTCGCCGCGCCGGACGAAACCATCAAGCGGGGAGTCGAGGTGCTGCGCCGCATCGCCGGTGAAATGTAG
- a CDS encoding endonuclease/exonuclease/phosphatase family protein, producing the protein MKKILLRAVKILVVLVLLLAAFVGFAWMQGIQYTLALVTNSWNNPYFDSGVIRGEQNCDAAESCGSGPIRVLTYNVLCRACTSGKNKPDYEDWYARLPHLQELIREYAPDLVGNQEIGGWKDINEINPDPARFAPVAHEFGPWVYGDAVLFYRTDRFDLIDSGQFWLSPKPHLPMGFGFLTLSMPRYISWAHLRQKDNGFEFLFMNTHFDNNGPNKEPSAVLVNKVFGEHVSRLPVIFTGDFNTTHDTDRYKNLLYGGDETPEFVNSADLAPQMEEFPRNSPLTPAETGEIRDNLDHLIDHILLGGNFGKTVHRWVVDRRGYGPLHLPQSDHPAVFAEVEFTVRP; encoded by the coding sequence ATGAAAAAAATCCTGCTGCGCGCCGTGAAAATCCTGGTGGTCTTGGTGCTGCTCCTGGCCGCCTTTGTCGGCTTTGCATGGATGCAGGGCATCCAATACACCCTCGCCCTGGTGACCAACTCGTGGAACAACCCATATTTCGACTCCGGCGTGATACGGGGCGAGCAGAACTGTGACGCGGCGGAGTCCTGCGGCAGCGGTCCCATCCGGGTGCTCACCTATAATGTGCTCTGCCGCGCCTGCACCTCCGGGAAAAACAAGCCCGATTATGAGGACTGGTATGCGCGGCTCCCCCATCTCCAGGAACTCATCCGGGAATATGCGCCCGACCTGGTGGGTAACCAGGAAATTGGCGGATGGAAGGACATCAACGAAATCAACCCCGACCCCGCGCGTTTCGCGCCTGTGGCCCATGAGTTCGGCCCCTGGGTCTATGGCGATGCGGTGCTGTTCTACCGCACGGACCGGTTTGACCTGATTGACTCCGGCCAGTTCTGGCTGAGCCCGAAACCGCACCTTCCCATGGGGTTCGGATTCCTCACCCTGTCCATGCCGCGCTACATCTCCTGGGCGCATCTGCGCCAGAAGGACAACGGGTTTGAGTTTTTGTTCATGAACACCCACTTTGACAACAATGGGCCAAACAAAGAACCCAGTGCCGTGCTGGTCAACAAGGTTTTCGGGGAGCATGTGTCGCGGCTTCCAGTCATCTTCACCGGCGACTTCAACACCACCCATGACACAGACCGCTACAAGAACCTGCTTTACGGCGGCGATGAAACGCCGGAATTCGTCAACAGCGCGGACCTTGCCCCGCAAATGGAGGAATTCCCGAGAAACTCACCGTTGACCCCCGCTGAAACGGGAGAAATTCGCGATAACCTGGACCACCTCATTGACCACATCCTGCTGGGCGGCAACTTCGGCAAAACCGTTCACCGCTGGGTGGTTGATCGTCGCGGCTATGGCCCGCTTCACCTGCCGCAGTCTGATCATCCCGCCGTCTTTGCAGAGGTGGAGTTTACTGTCAGACCATAG
- a CDS encoding lysophospholipid acyltransferase family protein, with product MKALNDKKVNLLFHLVGRFVLRLCGWRVEGRLPDLPKWICIVAPHTSNYDFFVALMISWALRLRANWLGKHTIFRGPVGWALRRIGGMPVERSSHHNIVDEAVAAFAQNGRMRLVLAPEGTRSRMDYWKSGFYHIALRAQVPLVLAYLDYGRRVGGIGPVVHLTGNQEEDMAVIAAFYEKITPRHPSLMGPVRLRPGNAEGEGVR from the coding sequence GTGAAGGCGCTTAATGACAAGAAGGTCAATCTGCTCTTCCACTTGGTCGGCCGTTTTGTGCTCCGTTTGTGCGGTTGGAGGGTGGAGGGACGCCTGCCTGACCTGCCCAAATGGATATGCATTGTGGCGCCGCACACATCCAATTATGACTTTTTTGTCGCCCTTATGATATCGTGGGCGTTGCGGCTGCGCGCCAACTGGCTCGGGAAGCACACCATCTTCCGGGGACCTGTTGGGTGGGCGTTGCGCCGCATCGGCGGAATGCCCGTCGAGCGGTCCTCGCATCACAACATCGTTGATGAGGCCGTGGCGGCGTTTGCGCAAAACGGGCGCATGCGTCTTGTGCTTGCCCCGGAGGGCACCCGCAGCCGGATGGACTATTGGAAATCCGGTTTTTACCACATCGCCCTGCGCGCGCAAGTGCCCCTGGTGCTGGCTTATTTGGATTATGGCCGCCGGGTTGGGGGCATCGGCCCCGTGGTGCACCTGACAGGCAACCAGGAGGAGGACATGGCGGTGATAGCCGCATTTTATGAAAAGATAACACCGCGGCATCCCTCCCTGATGGGGCCGGTTCGCCTCAGGCCGGGCAACGCGGAAGGGGAAGGTGTCCGCTGA
- a CDS encoding sigma-70 family RNA polymerase sigma factor, translating to MTDLAGHSDEQLMGLLGGDQDAALAELVRRYQNDVFRFCAHYLRNTEVALDKTQETFLRIYTARERFDQDRKFKPWMLCIARNLCLNEIKRKKTVQMETLESYASASRDDSGELRHFAVDSPVESLMADERRKALMEAMDSLGGDSREIIMMRYFEQMSARDIAEVVDSTEGAVRTRLHRALNQLREVCEARKETF from the coding sequence ATGACGGACTTGGCCGGACACAGTGACGAACAGCTCATGGGTCTCCTTGGCGGGGACCAGGACGCCGCCCTGGCGGAACTGGTCCGTCGTTACCAGAACGATGTCTTCCGTTTTTGCGCGCATTACCTCCGCAACACGGAAGTGGCGCTGGACAAGACCCAGGAGACGTTTCTGCGGATTTACACCGCGCGTGAACGCTTTGACCAGGACCGAAAGTTTAAGCCCTGGATGCTGTGCATCGCCCGGAATCTCTGCCTGAACGAGATCAAGCGCAAAAAGACGGTCCAGATGGAGACCTTGGAGTCCTACGCCAGCGCCTCGCGCGACGACTCGGGCGAACTGCGGCACTTCGCCGTGGACAGTCCCGTCGAATCGCTGATGGCGGACGAGCGCAGAAAGGCGCTCATGGAGGCGATGGACTCGCTCGGCGGCGACTCGCGGGAAATCATCATGATGCGCTATTTCGAGCAGATGTCCGCGAGGGACATCGCCGAGGTGGTGGACAGCACGGAGGGCGCGGTGCGCACCCGGCTCCACCGCGCCCTAAACCAGCTTCGCGAGGTGTGCGAAGCCAGAAAAGAAACGTTTTGA